In Providencia rettgeri, the following proteins share a genomic window:
- a CDS encoding endonuclease — protein sequence MLLFIFSAFSFSAPNSFTEAKVLSKTQVYADQNHQGEGTIYCGCEWEWVGKSGGKVDLASCGYQVRKQQNRAERIEWEHIVPAWVFGHQRQCWQKGGRKNCVSSDPVFGQMEANLHNLAPSIGEVNGDRSNFSFGQLSANTPYPYGMCRSRVDFKERVFEPRDEAKGQVARVYFYMHDRYNLSMSRQQQQLLMAWDSQYPPTPWEIIRDNRIAKVMGHHNPFVTGEKKWRLNHKNGAEGVNISSVSLSTQPQTIKNKPIVSNVVEIKGNRNSNKYHFSHCPSFNTIADKNAVIFMDEQAAKAAGFQLAGNCKTR from the coding sequence ATTCTATTATTCATATTTTCCGCTTTTTCATTTTCCGCACCAAATTCGTTTACTGAAGCTAAAGTGTTAAGTAAAACACAGGTTTATGCAGACCAAAATCATCAAGGTGAGGGGACGATATACTGTGGATGCGAGTGGGAGTGGGTAGGAAAAAGCGGGGGAAAAGTTGATTTAGCCTCTTGCGGCTACCAAGTGCGTAAACAGCAGAACCGAGCTGAACGTATTGAATGGGAACATATTGTTCCAGCATGGGTATTTGGTCATCAACGTCAATGTTGGCAAAAAGGCGGGCGAAAAAACTGTGTATCTAGTGACCCTGTTTTTGGCCAAATGGAAGCTAATTTGCATAATTTAGCACCTTCTATTGGCGAGGTGAATGGTGATAGAAGCAATTTTAGTTTTGGCCAATTATCTGCTAATACACCGTACCCGTATGGAATGTGCCGTAGTCGAGTTGATTTCAAAGAAAGAGTCTTTGAGCCAAGAGATGAAGCTAAAGGGCAGGTGGCTAGAGTCTATTTCTATATGCATGACCGCTATAACTTGTCTATGTCACGTCAACAGCAACAGCTATTGATGGCATGGGATAGTCAATACCCACCAACCCCTTGGGAAATCATACGTGATAATCGAATCGCTAAAGTGATGGGACATCATAACCCCTTTGTGACAGGGGAAAAAAAGTGGCGTTTAAATCATAAAAATGGTGCGGAAGGCGTCAATATTTCCTCAGTTTCACTTTCAACTCAGCCTCAAACCATAAAAAATAAGCCGATAGTGTCAAATGTGGTTGAAATTAAAGGTAATCGTAATTCTAACAAATACCACTTTTCACATTGCCCTAGTTTCAATACCATCGCCGATAAAAATGCCGTTATTTTCATGGACGAACAAGCGGCTAAAGCTGCAGGCTTTCAGTTAGCGGGGAATTGTAAAACACGCTAA
- the phoH gene encoding phosphate starvation-inducible protein PhoH: protein MSRQKAATKARREMKRSSRKDRSGRFDINNVASFAEYTGIEAIGMAKERRDESPILPRNEAQKLYINSIKHKQLIFANGEAGCGKTYISTALAADALIHKDINKIIVTRPVLQAEEDLGFLPGDMSEKFAPYFRPVYDVLVKRLGASFLQYCLRPEIAKVEIAPFAYMRGRTFENAVVILDEAQNVTVTQMKMFLTRLGENVTVIVNGDVTQCDLPDGVSSGLADALQRFSSDEMVSMVNFTIEDCVRSQLCHKALLAYND from the coding sequence ATGAGTAGACAGAAAGCTGCTACAAAGGCACGTCGTGAAATGAAACGTTCATCTCGTAAAGATCGTTCAGGTCGTTTTGATATCAATAACGTCGCATCATTTGCTGAATATACAGGCATTGAAGCTATCGGTATGGCAAAAGAACGTCGTGATGAATCCCCTATATTGCCAAGAAATGAAGCTCAAAAACTCTATATTAATTCCATTAAACATAAGCAACTTATTTTTGCGAATGGTGAAGCGGGGTGCGGTAAAACCTATATCAGCACTGCACTGGCGGCTGATGCGTTAATCCATAAAGATATCAATAAAATTATTGTCACAAGGCCCGTTCTTCAAGCGGAGGAAGATCTCGGTTTTTTACCGGGTGATATGTCAGAAAAATTTGCACCTTACTTTCGCCCTGTTTATGACGTATTGGTGAAAAGGCTGGGAGCATCCTTTTTGCAATATTGTTTGCGCCCTGAAATTGCCAAAGTGGAAATTGCACCATTTGCCTATATGCGAGGTCGTACATTTGAAAACGCCGTCGTAATATTAGATGAAGCTCAGAATGTTACCGTCACTCAAATGAAAATGTTTTTAACTCGGCTTGGTGAAAATGTGACAGTGATTGTCAATGGCGACGTAACTCAATGTGATTTACCGGATGGTGTATCCTCAGGGTTGGCTGATGCATTACAACGCTTTAGCAGTGATGAAATGGTATCAATGGTGAATTTTACGATTGAGGATTGTGTGAGGTCACAATTGTGCCATAAAGCATTGCTGGCTTATAACGACTGA
- a CDS encoding threonine/serine ThrE exporter family protein, with product MTEYALNEQKIDQNDPVNQQREITRLCIECGLLLLQHGAESMLVEQLTTRVGIALGASQVDSAISSNSLVLTTIIDGRCLTSTRRIIDRGINMHVVTEVQHAVILVEHHLLDRKQLQKKLSSIKPLRYPRWLMVLMVALSCACFSKLNGGGWESAAITFLASGCAMYVRQVLTSHQMNPLINFCITAFVATTVSGLLLKIPYLAVTETISMAASVLLLVPGFPLINAVADMFKGHVNTGLARWTMASLLTLATCIGVVLAMTVWGLK from the coding sequence ATGACAGAGTATGCATTAAATGAACAAAAAATAGATCAAAATGATCCCGTTAATCAGCAACGTGAAATAACTCGGCTCTGTATTGAGTGTGGTTTATTGTTACTGCAACATGGCGCTGAAAGTATGCTTGTCGAACAATTGACGACCCGTGTGGGCATTGCGCTTGGAGCAAGCCAAGTTGATAGTGCTATTTCATCTAATTCATTAGTTTTAACCACTATAATTGATGGCCGTTGCTTAACATCAACGCGACGTATTATTGACCGCGGTATAAATATGCATGTTGTTACTGAAGTTCAGCATGCCGTGATTTTAGTTGAGCACCATTTACTAGACCGAAAACAACTACAAAAGAAATTATCATCGATTAAACCATTACGTTATCCTCGATGGTTAATGGTTTTGATGGTGGCTTTATCTTGCGCTTGTTTCAGCAAATTGAATGGCGGGGGATGGGAGAGTGCGGCTATTACATTTTTAGCCAGTGGTTGTGCAATGTATGTTCGGCAAGTGTTAACCTCCCACCAAATGAACCCGTTAATTAATTTTTGTATTACTGCGTTTGTTGCGACAACCGTTTCCGGATTATTACTAAAAATACCGTATTTGGCGGTCACAGAAACAATTTCGATGGCTGCCAGTGTATTACTTTTAGTTCCAGGCTTTCCATTAATTAATGCAGTCGCGGATATGTTTAAAGGGCATGTCAATACTGGATTAGCGCGCTGGACAATGGCGAGCCTCCTTACTTTGGCTACCTGCATTGGCGTTGTATTAGCAATGACAGTCTGGGGGTTAAAATAA
- a CDS encoding DUF5339 family protein: MKKTIPIAFSLLMAFTAFNANAGVTCDTYFKEMNDLVKQAEEQYKDEANAGEQIALMKSQLEEAKKALASYPDDAQEQACSQALKAIEQAKEAVKTP, translated from the coding sequence ATGAAAAAAACGATTCCAATTGCATTTAGTCTATTAATGGCTTTCACTGCATTTAATGCAAATGCAGGTGTAACCTGTGACACTTATTTTAAAGAAATGAACGACCTTGTTAAACAAGCCGAAGAACAATATAAAGATGAAGCCAATGCAGGTGAACAAATTGCATTAATGAAGTCACAATTAGAAGAAGCGAAAAAAGCCCTTGCTAGCTACCCTGACGATGCACAAGAGCAAGCCTGTAGCCAAGCACTTAAGGCCATTGAGCAAGCCAAAGAAGCGGTTAAAACCCCTTAG
- the zinT gene encoding metal-binding protein ZinT has product MAILKTSLYIALALTSYTAVAHGSHSHSHPQSEKALQASKGIFDDADVKDRSLNDWQGVWESVNPLLLNGKLDEVLESKAKKNKDKTVEEYREYYKKGYATDVNSIGIENDVIEFTQNGNVSSCKYDYAGYKILHYTSGKKGVRYLFECKDTNSKAPKFIQFSDHIIEPQTSGHFHLYMGNESQEKLLSQLENWPTYYPYTLTDEQIVHEMLYH; this is encoded by the coding sequence ATGGCAATTTTAAAAACGAGTCTTTATATTGCATTAGCGCTCACTAGCTATACCGCTGTTGCTCATGGTTCACATAGTCACTCCCATCCACAATCAGAGAAAGCGCTACAAGCTTCAAAAGGGATTTTTGACGATGCTGACGTCAAGGATAGGTCTCTGAACGATTGGCAAGGCGTATGGGAATCTGTTAATCCATTACTATTAAATGGAAAACTTGATGAGGTTCTAGAAAGTAAGGCCAAGAAAAATAAAGACAAAACGGTTGAAGAGTATCGTGAATATTATAAAAAAGGCTATGCCACCGATGTTAACAGTATTGGCATTGAAAATGATGTTATTGAATTTACCCAAAACGGGAACGTAAGCAGCTGTAAATATGACTACGCGGGTTACAAAATTCTTCATTATACTTCAGGGAAAAAAGGCGTTCGTTACTTATTTGAATGCAAAGATACAAACTCAAAAGCACCTAAATTTATCCAATTTAGTGACCATATTATTGAGCCTCAGACTTCAGGGCATTTCCACCTGTATATGGGAAACGAATCTCAGGAAAAATTACTAAGCCAACTAGAAAATTGGCCAACCTATTACCCATACACCCTCACCGATGAGCAAATCGTACATGAAATGCTTTACCACTAA
- a CDS encoding universal stress protein — MYQTILVPVDISEDVLTDNALKHAIYLAKISNAKIHLFHSVPDVSRFSMSYSYHYDLLSSFAKKALERSEEQLKEIIEKIDYPSDKISYKVEFGSPRDKVLSEAEAIDADLIVIGSRNPSISTHLLGSNASGIVSYAKISVLVVR; from the coding sequence ATGTATCAAACAATTTTGGTTCCCGTGGATATATCTGAAGATGTATTAACAGATAACGCATTAAAACATGCTATTTATCTAGCAAAAATCTCAAATGCGAAAATTCACTTGTTTCACTCAGTGCCGGATGTTTCAAGGTTTTCAATGAGCTACAGTTATCATTATGATTTATTATCTTCATTTGCTAAAAAAGCCCTTGAGCGTTCAGAAGAACAGCTAAAAGAAATCATTGAAAAAATTGATTATCCATCAGATAAAATCTCTTATAAGGTTGAGTTTGGCTCACCAAGAGATAAGGTTTTATCGGAAGCTGAGGCAATTGATGCTGACCTTATTGTTATCGGCTCACGTAACCCAAGTATTTCAACGCATTTATTAGGTTCAAATGCTTCTGGGATTGTATCCTATGCGAAGATCTCGGTACTTGTCGTTCGATAA
- a CDS encoding threonine/serine exporter: MGIEFLFSLCEKMLLAAIPAVGFAMVFNVPVRALKYCALLGAIGYGFRMVLMALGLQIEWASFLAAILIGIIGIQWSRWWLAHPKVFTVAAVIPMFPGISAYIAMISVVKISQYGYDPELVEVLVTNFLKASFIVGALSIGISLPGLWLYRKRPSV; encoded by the coding sequence ATGGGCATAGAATTTTTATTCTCCTTATGTGAGAAAATGTTATTAGCGGCTATACCGGCGGTTGGATTTGCGATGGTATTTAATGTCCCTGTTAGAGCATTGAAATATTGCGCTTTATTAGGTGCGATTGGTTATGGTTTTAGAATGGTATTAATGGCTTTAGGGCTGCAAATTGAATGGGCAAGTTTTCTCGCAGCAATTTTAATCGGTATTATTGGTATTCAGTGGTCACGTTGGTGGTTAGCCCATCCTAAAGTCTTCACTGTCGCTGCAGTGATCCCGATGTTTCCAGGTATTAGTGCCTATATCGCAATGATTTCCGTAGTAAAAATATCGCAATATGGCTATGACCCAGAACTCGTTGAGGTCTTAGTCACAAATTTCTTAAAAGCGTCGTTTATTGTTGGAGCCTTGTCTATTGGTATTTCTTTACCTGGTTTATGGCTATATCGCAAAAGACCGAGCGTATAA
- a CDS encoding YaeF family permuted papain-like enzyme, whose translation MKFYCCLLLLFCFSLSGCSTQFKSDEETNRLKFNIQQANTVPIGDSVETLAVSDMLPGDILLSSATGLNSWGIRLFSISGVSHASIYLGLGEVAESVGSGVRIITLDQAVKDSNNMVVLRQAGLTSLHAEKLREFSVQNNGNKYNYKGIVMIAPWMITKRVCELPLIGETIRNFCLRTLATVQLGDDIDQANGFFCSQFVLDAYKYAGIPLFEGNSSWITPADILHMRTGDVPTFMPTQRLSYVGHLKSWSFSSAISRK comes from the coding sequence ATGAAATTTTATTGTTGCCTTCTACTTTTATTTTGTTTTTCTCTTTCAGGATGCTCTACTCAGTTTAAGTCTGATGAAGAAACTAATCGTTTGAAATTTAATATTCAACAAGCAAATACTGTTCCTATTGGGGATTCTGTAGAGACGTTGGCTGTTTCGGATATGTTACCAGGCGATATTCTTTTATCATCTGCTACAGGGTTAAATTCATGGGGAATTCGATTATTTAGTATTAGCGGGGTAAGCCACGCATCTATTTACTTAGGGCTGGGGGAAGTCGCAGAATCTGTAGGAAGTGGGGTTAGGATCATTACATTAGACCAAGCAGTGAAGGATTCTAATAACATGGTCGTATTGAGACAAGCCGGTTTAACATCATTACATGCAGAAAAATTACGTGAATTTTCGGTTCAAAATAATGGAAACAAGTATAACTACAAAGGTATTGTGATGATTGCTCCTTGGATGATCACAAAAAGAGTATGCGAACTTCCATTAATTGGTGAAACGATACGTAATTTTTGCTTAAGAACTTTAGCGACAGTTCAATTAGGCGATGATATAGACCAAGCTAATGGTTTCTTTTGTTCACAGTTTGTCTTAGATGCTTATAAATATGCGGGGATCCCATTGTTTGAAGGGAATTCATCATGGATAACACCTGCAGATATATTACATATGCGTACAGGCGATGTACCGACTTTTATGCCAACTCAACGTTTATCGTATGTTGGGCATTTAAAATCATGGAGCTTTAGTAGTGCAATAAGCAGAAAATAA
- a CDS encoding TetR/AcrR family transcriptional regulator translates to MNNPLTAKTPKGRRRQQALISAATEIFLQYGFEGATLDMIIERAGGSRTTLYKNFGDKEGLFAAVIASMIDDIFQEPDEKTPPLDTIESILSFYGSRFLLNVLKPESIGLYRLILGEYNRFPEITHAFFEQGPVKSYRLLTQKLALLPDVKVDEKTLLSISSRYLEMLKADVFITTFCIADFKPSDEFIQQQIAMSVDIIASYIRKISKNTVN, encoded by the coding sequence ATGAATAACCCTCTTACAGCTAAAACCCCAAAAGGCCGACGTCGTCAACAGGCTTTGATCTCTGCGGCAACTGAAATTTTTCTGCAATATGGGTTTGAAGGCGCAACTCTGGATATGATTATTGAACGAGCTGGGGGCTCTCGAACAACGTTATATAAAAACTTTGGTGATAAAGAAGGGTTATTTGCCGCTGTTATTGCATCTATGATTGATGATATTTTTCAGGAGCCTGATGAAAAAACGCCCCCACTAGATACGATTGAGTCCATACTTTCTTTTTATGGCTCTCGATTTTTATTGAATGTGCTTAAGCCTGAATCCATTGGGTTATACCGGTTAATTTTAGGTGAGTACAATCGTTTCCCTGAAATAACGCACGCGTTTTTTGAACAAGGCCCAGTAAAAAGCTATCGCTTATTAACACAGAAATTGGCTTTGCTTCCTGACGTTAAGGTAGATGAAAAAACATTATTAAGTATTTCTTCACGTTACCTAGAAATGCTAAAAGCGGATGTCTTTATCACCACTTTCTGTATTGCTGATTTCAAGCCCAGCGATGAGTTTATTCAACAGCAGATTGCTATGTCCGTTGATATCATCGCCAGTTATATCCGTAAAATCAGTAAAAACACAGTCAACTAA
- a CDS encoding universal stress protein, translating into MYKTILVPIDLTEDELTSKAVRHAVNLAKQSSAKIHLIHVLPISSAIINAYALGYMEIKDRATVKAEEDMKMLMDSIDLPHDGVSYTITFGSPRDEVINTAKDINADIIVIGSRRPNITTHLLGSTAAGIVRYAETSVLVVR; encoded by the coding sequence ATGTATAAAACGATTCTGGTCCCTATCGATTTAACCGAAGATGAATTAACCAGTAAAGCCGTTCGTCATGCCGTTAATCTAGCAAAACAATCGAGCGCTAAAATTCATCTTATTCATGTTTTACCCATTTCATCAGCAATTATTAATGCGTACGCTTTAGGTTACATGGAAATAAAAGACCGTGCGACAGTGAAAGCGGAAGAAGACATGAAAATGTTAATGGATTCAATTGATTTACCTCATGATGGCGTGAGTTATACGATAACGTTTGGTTCTCCACGAGATGAGGTGATTAATACAGCAAAAGATATTAATGCAGATATTATTGTCATCGGCTCTCGTCGCCCAAATATTACAACTCATCTTTTAGGGTCAACGGCTGCAGGTATAGTGCGTTACGCGGAAACATCCGTGTTGGTTGTACGTTAA